The DNA region CTCTGAGTTTGCCATAGAAAACCTTAAAGTCAACTCAAAAtaagtcagttttatttatatagtccCAAAtatttacaatctgtacaacatATGTCATCTTCTATGCTTTTAGACCCTCaatcagatatttttaaaaatactataTAGAGTGTGCATATGGATACAGaacagtacaatacagtatatttatgtaaaagagtgtaaaatacacaaaaaaaatctcaaaccAAGAACAAACATAAATTTCAAATTATTTCtattgctcctaatggcatctgcaagatttcacaaatcgaaggaaaacaatcaatcagagccgagctggaaccctgccgtctctgagcagctgtcaatcactcgcaaactccgatcaaaccaacaaactagggaaagtttgtgatccggcagccatgttgagaacagttgaggaaataccaagcaccgcccaccagccggagcacactttctcattttacaggtaaacagtacactacaagatgtttctgaaaacatttgatgggagaaataggctttacagtaacagaatattgattcatatttgatcagcgctgactagtttgaccgtttgatcagagtttgccagtgattgacagctacctccgttgaatgaacagccaataggaacgctcattctctctctgaaatgacctgtgattggccaaagtctctcatcacgggctagatttttcaaGGCCTGAAaaaagagccatgaggaggtgcagaagtctagttttctctcagagcacatgaattacaatacactgaaaggttatcatggattttttgcccaatgatgccaaaaaaattctgcctactgcaggtttaaaggaaaaaataacaatgtTGAGGGATTTTAAAGATTTCGATGGATAAGGATGCATTAGAAGCATCCTCAGACCGACACCTCCAACCCAACTCAAGCCCACCCCTATGGTGCGACTTTGGTCCAGTGGGGAGAGTGATGTGGTTGGACTGTGGCTGGATGGCTGGCTGGTTGGCCGGTCAGGCTACACTGGAATGCGGGGTCTTTTGTTAGTCTGAGAGAGGAGTGGGTCAGGGGGAGAATGCCATTGATGATTGCAGAGAGGAAGAATGAACCTCCAGGaagtgttctctctctctctctctctctctccctgctcccCCACTCTCCcactctcattctctctccctctctgtctctatctttttctgtgtgtgagaaCCTTCACCGTGCCGAGCCTCTCTCTCTGAGGCCACGGTCCCCAGGCACAACCACTGCTTTGTCTTGCCTTGTGAACACACACCCCTCCTCTACTGGGCGCCTACGTTTGCCAGGGAAACACAGGGAAACTGCTCCTATTCTTATCCACATCGCTTCTCCTGCatggatgctgtgtgtgtgagtgaatggtAAACTGAGTTTTTTCATATGATGCTTCAGTATAAACATTTAGCTTACTGGTGTTTTATCAAAAAGTCATCATTTTGTTTGTGCTCAACACCAATTAAGCCAAATAAAGggagtttttttatttagagaGTGTGACACTCTCTCGCTTATGATCATCTGAACATGACCAGAGCGCAGATAGCCACCCTCTTGTAACAGTAACAGCCAGACTAAAAATGGAATAAAGCGGTAAGTGGATAAGAATCTAGCCGGTGGCCCCTTCCGACCAGTGGCTGCCGCCTCCCGTCACATTGCTCATTCCCCTCTGTGTCAGGAGGCTGCAAGGAGCTGCAAATGGCCCTTTCAAAACACACGGCAGCTGGAACACAGGGCAAAGGTGACCGAAGCAGTTGGGGGGAGCACAGGGAGGgacaggaggagggggggggggggcacgaGATGAGCAGCTGCAACCTCGAGCCCCCTTTTCCTCCGCTGTGCCACCATCTCTAGCTTTAACAATTACAGACTCCGGTGTATTTTTTGGTGGtcgaaaaacaaaaaagtgtgACCTTTTATTTTGCATCATTTCAATTCTTCAGACAATTTAAAGCTCAATAAGTCACAGCCAGGCAGGACCTGGTGGTGTGGTCTGAGAAAACAAAGGCGCTGGGGTGGTGGTGTGGTGCCAGGGAATTCCACAACCCGGAGCAGGATTAGAGAGAAACAGCTCTTAAAAAGTTCCCAATAAGTCCAGTGACCCTCCAAATTAACAAAGCGTGATTTATAATGCTTTGGATCAGTTTGGATACTTTCatagaaaagcaaaaaaaagtgtttctttCATCCACAGCAGACATAAAAACCACAGGCGACACTTGCAAATCAAATTTACATTCTGGAtttgaactttttttaaatcctattaTCTTCAAACAGGGATAGAAAAAAGGAAAGGGCAAACAGGGTGCGTTTCTTCAATcgaataacacatttaaacatcCAAATTTAATGATAAGACTGTCTATTTGAAGCcatatcttacaaaaaaatgtttttaaaagtctaAAACTAAATGGGTTGTCAATCATCAATCTGTCCGTTCTTTCACTTTGCCATACTTCTGGATTTATCACACTTAAAAAGCCCCTcaacttatttgttgatttaatttattattactctcgtatttttgtactattattgtttttttttatgtgtgtgtgtttttttttttttctttgttgttttgtttttttaactctactctttctttttatcattattattattgttatttcttttcttggttttgttttggttttgaatgttgaggttgttttctttaTAGTGTACATGATGAGTTTGTCTgtaaagctcatctacttaaaagttggtttatagacttgttgtaattacaaacagtggattgcatatatgaaaacaaccttgaaaaaaggaaaaagtataaaaaaaaataattaaaaaaaataaagaggccCCCCCCCCCTAGTTCACAGGAcaggtgttttaaaaaaaaaaaaaaagacagccaGTTGATGTTCCCAGTGTACTCTGCTGCTACTTGCTGCCGCTGTGTGAATTCACGGAGTAGTACAGAACTTATTGTGGAGTCGCCAGCGTGATATCGCGAGACTTGTGCCATTATCAACCtgcttgacacacacacagcagcagcgcTGAGTGCAGCCTGCCTTGCCAGGGTCGGACTGGAGCTTCAAGAAACGACAAGGAGAAGCGAACATCTGGCCGCAACATCATGAAAGCACGTCGGGGCTTCTAGGGAGAGAAACACGAcgaagtgaaggaagtgaatGTGAGTATACTATTTGCTTTTTGTGCTTGGAAACGGAGAAAGTtaaagagtgagtgtgtgtcgcTCGCTTTCGTTCAGCGCAGTTGAGTTCCTCTGCTGTTTAAAAGGCTCCTAGCAATGCGTTTCCCAACACGGACATGGAGCTCGGTTTACTGCGTCCTTGGCTCTCCTGGATCCTTCTTTAtacactttttctttctctttctgcgcGTAAAATTATATCCTATATGCACATTCCTTTCGGAAGCATCAAACTTTAATAtcaaaattcactttttttctcttttaatccATCATCTGCTTTGAATTAACccatttaaacaaatattcacACTTTTACGCGTGCGTCTGACGAGTGTGTAAAAGGTCTCCTCCTGCAGTTTGGTGATAAATTAAcagatagtaaaaaaaaaaaaaaaaaaagttaggaaTTCCTTGTAATCTCATTAACACTTATAAatccactttctttttttttttttttttttttttaatacaagttgtgtgtgtgtagtttttgGGTCTGCGTATATAGCAGCGGAGTTTTAACATATGGCATAAAGGAGAGCACAGCTGGAGGTAGCGTTTCCATTGCGGTGATGTCAGAGCAGCTGACTCCACAGCTTGCAGTGTAATTAGCAAACAGAGCACCAGTTTACTCACTCTGCACTGTGGCTTCTTTTTTTCACGTTagcctccttcttcttcttcttcttcttcctgatGGACGAGAGCTGCTATCATTCATTGCTTGTTCTGTAAACACCGTCAGAAACGCGCCGATGTTTTGCGCAAATTTCGGAAGCTTTGGAGAAGTATACAGGCTGAGTACTACGAGCCGGAATACTTGGTGTACATTTGGAGAGTGGACGCGTTTACACTGTGATCCATGCTTGGGTGAGCGCAGCAGAGCGTATCCTGCACCACTGGAAAGAATGTAGGCTTGGTGTTCTCAAGTTGGATAAAAGTTGTTGATGTTGGCATTTAAAGGTGGATTTCTGAGTAAAGTTTTTTATAATTGGAAATGATTTTATGaacttgtattttattatcttgtatgtttttcacgcatacttttttttttttttaatttggctcAAGTTTATTTCTCTGCTTTTGGTTACTTCGTGAGTCAGCCTCTCTGTGCCCTCTAAATGGCTTCATTCCGTTGATCCAGTATcctgtttttcctgtttttcatcAGGTTATGAAGGAAGAATGGAGTTCCCAGACCATAGCCGCCAGTTGCTGCAGTGTCTGAGTCAGCAGCGTCACCAAGGTTTCCTCTGTGACTGCACTGTTCTCGTCGGGGAGGCTCGATTCAGAGCGCACAGAGCCGTGCTGGCCTCCTGCAGCATGTACTTCCATCTCTTCTACAGGGACCAGCTGGACAAAAGGGACGTTGTGCATCTCAACAGTGACATTGTGACAGCCCCGGCTTTCAGTCTGCTCCTTGAATTTATGTATGAGGGGAAGTTGGAGTTCAGCTCCCTCCCGGTGGAGGATGTCCTGGCAGCGGCCAGTTACCTCCACATGTATGATATAGTGAAAGTGTGTAAAGGCAAGCTTAAAGATAAggagctctcctctctggatgAAAAGATGAGCGCGGGTTTGGGACTCGGCTGCCTGGACAGGGACAACTCCGCGGAAGGCGAGCTGCACAGTAAGCAGCTCGTCCGGCGACAGCCCCAGACACAGTCTCAGGGGCTTCACAGGGCCCCCCCGGCAGAGGAGTTTGACATCGACAACAGCGAAGTCAGGCTGGCTGTCAGAGATTGTGATAGGTCTGCGCGGAGCAGGCAGAAGGCGAACGGTCACTCTGGCAGGTCCCCGGACCTTGTAGGTGTCAATTATTTGTCAGCAGAGGCCGAGCCCTGCGTCCAAACAGCTGGAAAAACAAAAGCTGATGTCAGTAGTTCCACCGTATCGCTGTCCCAGAGGTCCCGGGCTTCAGATGACATGGACTGCGCACTGGATTTGTCTTTCAAGCCTCTGTCTAGCAGAGATCCCTTACACCCCTCCTACGTCTCGGGACAGCTGGCCCTCGACAGCCAGCAGCAGGGCACTGAGCCACTTGTTAAAGACGAACACGACTTGCTGTCAGAGCAGGAGGACAGTGAGCCGATGAGCCCTGAGAGCCAGCGCTTTGGGAATAGTGCCAGGAGCTCAGTGGTGACAGGGTTCGCTGCCCTCTTCCCAGGCAACAACGGCTCCACAGCCGCCCTGCTCTCCCAGGAGGAGGACCTGATGGACGAGGAGGGGGAGGCctgcagagggagggagggcgcCCCGGgcagggaggtggaggagaggagggggaggctgCTGGGggacagcgaggaggaggaggaggacgacttGGCCTCCTCGGACATCTCCACCTCCAGCGGGGTGCTCCTGCCCCCGGGCCAACAGGTGTGCGTGTGCCCCCTCTGCAGCAAAGTCTTCCCTAGCCCCCACGTGCTGCAGCTGCACCTCAGCTCGCACTTCCGCGAGAAGGACGGCGCTCGCTCCAAGCTGTCCCCCGACGGCTCGGTCCCGACCTGCATGCAGTGCAACAAGACCTTCTCCTGCATGTACACCCTCAAGCGCCACGAGCGCACGCACTCTGGCGAGAAGCCATACACCTGTGGCCAGTGTGGCAAGAGCTTCCAGTACTCCCATAACTTGAGTCGGCACGCCGTGGTCCACACGCGTGAGAAGCCTCACGCTTGTAAGTGGTGCGAGCGGCGCTTCACCCAGTCCGGGGACCTCTACCGCCACATCAGGAAGTTTCACTGTGGCCTTGTCAAGACTCTCGCCATTGGATAAAAACACCTCTCACCAGTGCCATGACATGAGACCGAATGTCTTTTCATACATTGAATACTACTGAACACTTTCCCCACGAGTACACACACATGTTGGCAGTTTATTGGAGATTTTGGATTCTACCCCCATGTGGCATTTCTCAAGTTAAAAGATGTAGCAATGTTAAAACTGGAGCCGTTTCCGGTGCTGGACTGTTGTCACAGGCGTACATGAGGGTAAGAGGTCAAGACAGTTGAAGGAGCCACACGCTGTTAGGATAAACACGGGTGCTGTGACACCCAAGCTGGATCTGTGTCGACGAAGGTGAACAAATCAGATGAtgcacttgttttgtttctgtctcgTTTGAGTCAATCTGTTGAGTTTATttgttgaaagaaaaaaaaaaaaagcatcctcTGTTCATACCCTATGGGCAAATGGGTGATAGCGAATGCTAACACATGTTAATACAATCGTCAGAGTGAGTGAGACTTTTATTTGTGCACATGGGAGATCAGAACCGTCCGTAAGTagcaatatattatttttttgtaactcctatattattattattatttattttttggggatTTATTTTAGTCCTTAACAAGTAAACTATCATAAGGCAGCAAAACTAATGAAGTTTGACTACTGGaagtataacacattttttttttatggaagtAGATTTCTTTTGTTGGGTTGAAATGAAGTTGGTTACAGTTTTATGTTTCATCATATCAacatatttctctttttctctgcctTGGGGGTGAGTTACCAGCTCTCTAGTTGCTAATGTGAGCGAGCACATATCGATGGAACGGCCCTAAGAAGTCGTGTAATCAGAGGAGGGAGAGTTAAAAGCTAATGCCTGTAACACTGGTGCCTACTGAAACACTTCACCTAGTGTACTTAAACAAGAATGAGATATACTATATCACTATGCCTTCTTGTCaaattcagtgtgttttcaggccTTTTTGAAAGAATCCAGATTACACTCCACATACTAGGTGGTAACAAAGGTAATTGTCTACCAATCCACCAGTGTCCTTAATTCAGTAATTTACAAGAAATTTGATAAAAGTGCGTAAATCAAGCTCTCGTTTACTCGTTTGGGTTGAAAACAAACAGTTGTCAGTAAATTACCTTGTTATTTCCTGGTATGGCGTCAAAGGTACACGGACACACcctcagcagacagacaggcagggaggaagggagggagacagGTGGATATTCAGCCTCATCAAAGCTGTGCTCCTCCACGTGCCATTCGGCTGAATCTgacctttctttctttgaatTAACCTTTTCACATCATCATATCTTCttactgtacatgtgtatgtTACTACTGATGAAGCCTTTTAGTGATGCTATCCTTGAAAGAGTCTGTTCACATAGATGCTATCTGGATTCTCCGCAGCACTAAAAGTTCACCATATTTGTCTAATCTGTCCTGAGAAGACTTGATcagaatttatttattagtttgacTTGGTTCAGGGTTTACTGTAGGTGtacttctttttatttcttataaGCTTGAAAGACGCCGCGTCTTGCCTAGCGATCTTGGTACTCATTAATAACCGGTATTGGGGCTGTCTCTGTGCAAATCGAGTTACTgtaattgtattttaatatacCGTGTAGAAGAAATCTCAAGATTTGTCACATGGAGAACATAGAGAAGCACTTGTTTTTTAGCATGCATATAGTTTCAACACTATTTGTCTAGGCTGCTATTTCTtactatatgtatatttaatgtaaatatatattctatttatcagacttgttttgtttttttccgtgtTACGACAAGGTGGAGAGAGTGTCAGGTGTCTTATTAAGGCTGCAGTCTCTTAAAAGTGTCACGTCTTCCCCCGGGAGTTTGGTTCCTTCTTCCATATTCAAGATTGGACTCACTACAAATCAGTTAATATACCACTCTGACTGCTGTTCCGCCGCAGGAAACAGTTGTTCACAAGCGCAGCCACGCTGATACGGCATTGGCTAGTTGCTACCTATAGAAAGGAGACAATACAGGCAttgtcccccccaccccccctacctcccaccaccaccaccaccaaatcCCAGGTAGTTCTCAAGGGATCATTGTGTATCTCTGTGCTAGATGTGGGGAGAAAAAGGCAGTGCAAGTCTCTCTTTGCACTTTCCTGTATTGAATGAAGCCATTGGAATGTGAGAAATGTATTTAGCAAAGGGAGACCAAGGACACTGTAAACAGGTGTATTGTCTGGAGGCATCAAAGAACACCTCCACCCCCCCATATCCCAGCATGCAGTAGATAAATGCTCCATTGTTcctcgacatggaggagatgcCACGGTGATTTGATTGCACATCCATCAAGAGAATATCAGAATTATCAGAGTATTGTTTTCCCAAGTGCGAGATTTAGAAAAATTGCCGGAGACTGAAAATAATATGTCTGGCAACTGTAACGATAACAGGTCAAACGTAGGTGCTGACTACCTATCCATTTCAGCACcctaaggtgttttttttttatgttagtcACCAAGACTTCTTTCAGGACACAGAAATGAAATTACATTTGCAATGGTTTGTCCGCATTTCTAACGGAGGAGGCCCAAGTCAAGGAACGAGTCAAAGCATTTCTCCCAAATCTGTTTTCGCTGTACTCCCTGACCTGCAGTCAGCGACGGGGCTCAAACGACTGAGGCTTGTGTGTAATATTTACAAGAAATGTGATTTGGCTCCCTGTTAACTTGTGCAAACACTCCTGCCCTGAGAGTTTAATCACTGTAGAACAATATATTTCAGCTGTTGCGTAGTGTTAACAATGTATACTTCAATCAGAACACACAGGAATGTAGATTTTGTcactgtttaatttttttttttttttaaaggaacatttcttATGTGGTGCAAACTATTAATTGTCTAATGTACATGTGTACAGAGGTAGAAAAACTAACGATATGTGaagaatttttttctttttttttattgtttgcagTCTTTATTTATACCTCCAGGATGATCACCACATGTGCCTTGTAGACACGGACAGGTGTTGCATCTGGAGACGccctttttgtacatttttgccCTCGACTGCGGCGGTAAAGTTAACACATCACAGCGACAGAAGTTATTCAATTCAACTGTTGTTCCTGTTTTTCTATCATGTCAAAAATCAGAGTTTCAAGTCCATTTGTTTTTGCTGCTTTGCGAGAGATTACATTTGAGATTTATTTGACCGTTTATGTGAATTAATCTGTTTTGGTTAAACTGAAGACAAGCATTTTTTTGTGATTAGGCTTTTAGTAGCCAATACTACTGGGAACTAACAGTCCGTTCCTTTAGTTAATGTCACTGTTGAATGTGAAACACTGAGATTTTGATTGTTGTTCTTATACGGAAACGGCGCCGCTCTTGATCGAGGGCTACGTTTGCCTAACTCATGCTGTATGATCTTTATAAgtctaaaaaaaatgactttaccGATACTGGAATTTTGTCCTCTGCAGGttacaactgtgaaattgtGTATAATCATgagaaatatttattattgcttcTTGTGCAACATTTGTCTCAGTTttaatttggtaaaaaaaaaaaaaaaaagcttctaaATGTCGAACGAAAATCTTTTTAATAGAATTTGTAGAAGTGCCATTagaatttaatataattttttaataAGAAAGGTATATTTTATAGTAATCAATTGCTTCGGTGTTAGTGGTGTAGAGATTAGAGGACAATCTTTATGCAGAATTTGACATTGCTTAGATATTGAGGCAATTTACTTTTGATCTATAACTGTACGTGCATTTTCTTTGTTTGCGCTTTTGGAGTGtgcttgtgtgcgtgtgctgTGGAAATGTGACAATCTTGATTTAGGTCTTTCTTAAGATTATGCATAGAATTAAATGGAACaactttctctctttgtgtggatttttattcatttactaatctttttttttgttgcactcACTAGTTTTCACAATTTCAGACATTTAGCTTTGAATTTGATAAGAAAAGTCAAAGCGGACTCTGATACACTAACAACAAAAGAACATTGTAGAAGAGCCCTCGTCTGACACGCAGCAGCAACAATCAGCcagataatgtgtgtgtgtgtgtgtgtgtgtgtgtgggcagcgCTGCAATGTGTACAGAGACAACAGAAAGTGATAATACTGCTGGTCTTACAAGCCCTATCCCtctgaaaccataaactcagcTCAAGGACGGAGCAATTTCAAGACGAGCTCCCATTGTCCCTGACCTGTTGCCAATACTCTCCAAACGAGATAAACCTGGCACAACAAAGCCAGTTCTGTAATTATTACTCAAACTTGATTATatctgctacacacacacacactcatctatTTGTATGTAAACAAACCTACCAAATATGTCTGCTTGAGGAACTTGCTGCCAATTCACTGGACATTGTCAATGGCGAGAACTTTTAATTATTTCCCCGCTGCACCATGAAAGAAATCCAGCTGCTCTGCTACGTGATCCCAATGGGGATGTGCTCGGGTTCCCACCACCCTCCCCCCCAGCTCACCCATTCTGGGAACGCCATATAGACAAGGGCCGCATCCAAATACCCCTGCCCCCCATCTATATGCTACCTCCACCCCCACAGCCCCCAAAAACCACGGGCCCCCAAACCTCGGCCTCATCCCCGCCACTCTATTGTGTGCGTGGGTAGTAGCTCAGCCAGGCTATTGTCTGGCCCAGCTCCCCAGCACGTACTTTATGCACAAACAGACGACACAGCGGCGCTAGCCAGCCAGCTCCGACATAAAGACAACAATGTCCTCCCAAGATCATTCATAAACACCCTGAAGAGCCCCAGCCAGCTCACAGTAAATAAGGGCCCTCTGCAACGCTGCGGCCACCTCGCACTGTAAACATCCACAGCAGCGGCAGCAGGGCCTCAGAGCGCTCGCTGGCACCAACATCTCACATCTGCCAAACGGGATCCAAGGCTCAGACTGCCtggtgtatgtatgtgtgtatgtgtgtgtgtgtgtgtgtgtgtgcttttcttACGGACCCAAACCTTCACATGGAAAGTAGGGGCCATGTGATAGGGCTTAGCTGCAGGGTGACGAGCTGGGATATGTGCAGTGTAACTCGATGGTGTAATAAAACATTCCTCTCCGAGAGGCTCAAAGCCCCAGCTCATTtggctgcgtgtgtgtttgtgtgtgtgtttagaggtACTTGAGAGAAGTTGAGAGGAAAGTTGTAAGTGTCCACCACCTCAACAAGGCCAGCGGTGGGAGCCCTTGACCTCTGAGGGGACGGACTGCCAGGGACAGCTGGTGTGgcctgtgttt from Sebastes umbrosus isolate fSebUmb1 chromosome 16, fSebUmb1.pri, whole genome shotgun sequence includes:
- the zbtb42 gene encoding zinc finger and BTB domain-containing protein 18.2 isoform X1 — encoded protein: MFCANFGSFGEVYRLSTTSRNTWCTFGEWTRLHCDPCLGYEGRMEFPDHSRQLLQCLSQQRHQGFLCDCTVLVGEARFRAHRAVLASCSMYFHLFYRDQLDKRDVVHLNSDIVTAPAFSLLLEFMYEGKLEFSSLPVEDVLAAASYLHMYDIVKVCKGKLKDKELSSLDEKMSAGLGLGCLDRDNSAEGELHSKQLVRRQPQTQSQGLHRAPPAEEFDIDNSEVRLAVRDCDRSARSRQKANGHSGRSPDLVGVNYLSAEAEPCVQTAGKTKADVSSSTVSLSQRSRASDDMDCALDLSFKPLSSRDPLHPSYVSGQLALDSQQQGTEPLVKDEHDLLSEQEDSEPMSPESQRFGNSARSSVVTGFAALFPGNNGSTAALLSQEEDLMDEEGEACRGREGAPGREVEERRGRLLGDSEEEEEDDLASSDISTSSGVLLPPGQQVCVCPLCSKVFPSPHVLQLHLSSHFREKDGARSKLSPDGSVPTCMQCNKTFSCMYTLKRHERTHSGEKPYTCGQCGKSFQYSHNLSRHAVVHTREKPHACKWCERRFTQSGDLYRHIRKFHCGLVKTLAIG
- the zbtb42 gene encoding zinc finger and BTB domain-containing protein 18.2 isoform X2 produces the protein MEFPDHSRQLLQCLSQQRHQGFLCDCTVLVGEARFRAHRAVLASCSMYFHLFYRDQLDKRDVVHLNSDIVTAPAFSLLLEFMYEGKLEFSSLPVEDVLAAASYLHMYDIVKVCKGKLKDKELSSLDEKMSAGLGLGCLDRDNSAEGELHSKQLVRRQPQTQSQGLHRAPPAEEFDIDNSEVRLAVRDCDRSARSRQKANGHSGRSPDLVGVNYLSAEAEPCVQTAGKTKADVSSSTVSLSQRSRASDDMDCALDLSFKPLSSRDPLHPSYVSGQLALDSQQQGTEPLVKDEHDLLSEQEDSEPMSPESQRFGNSARSSVVTGFAALFPGNNGSTAALLSQEEDLMDEEGEACRGREGAPGREVEERRGRLLGDSEEEEEDDLASSDISTSSGVLLPPGQQVCVCPLCSKVFPSPHVLQLHLSSHFREKDGARSKLSPDGSVPTCMQCNKTFSCMYTLKRHERTHSGEKPYTCGQCGKSFQYSHNLSRHAVVHTREKPHACKWCERRFTQSGDLYRHIRKFHCGLVKTLAIG